The DNA sequence GCACATAGCGTTAATTCTTGTTTAACTCAGAAAAAATTTATTTGGAAGAATAACTGCAATGATTAAGATAGATGACTAAATTGTAGGAAATATCTATGACTTCGCGATTGATTTTCATTCTGTTATGCTTTTTTCTGTGGGGATGCAATACGCCCCCACCTTCCGACCCGCGACAAACCCAAGAAATTGGGGGGAGAGAAGATGGAAACCCACCGACCCGCTTTCCTGTTTACCAAGCCAAAGTCCCCTTGTCATGGATTCGAAAAGATGCGCTCCACACTCAATCTCTTCAAGATAGTACTTTACCCATTTGCGAGTTTTTTATTCGAGAGGAACAAAATGAAGTGCGTGTTACGGTGCATAATTTTCCGAATGCATCACTAGAAAGCCGAGTTCCACCTTTGGCTCAAATTTCTCGCTGGAAAAAACAATTTGAGCAGTTAAATCCTTTGCATCAACATACGCAACCTCAATCATGGGGAGGATTCGTCGGCCTTTATTTCGAAGGAAGCGGACAGATAAAAGGAGAACAGGTCAAAATGCTTGGCTGGTGTATGCAATTGGCTCGAGACCATTTTTTAAATGTTCAACAAAAATTGTTGATTTCTCCTGATCCCTACTTCAAGCAGGCTTTGGCTGACTACACGATTAAGGCTTTAGGACCTAAGGAATTCGTTGAGCAACATCAAACTGAAATCGAAGCATTTGCAAATAGTTTTGAACTCATTAAAGAGCTACCTAGACAATGAAGAAATTGATCAAAACCTTTTACCGATTTTTAGGAAGCATTCAATTTGCTGTCACTTTGATTGCCATCTCTGCTTGTTTCATCGTGGCAGGAACTTGGATTGAATCCCTAACAGATTCTCACCGTTCTGCGGCGCAATTTGTTTACCAAAATCCGGTCTTTAAATTTTTGCTGATCGCTTTTTTTATCAATATTCTTGTTTCTGCCCTTAATCGCTGGCCATTTAAATGGAAGCATATTCCTTTTTTAATTACGCACGTAGGCTTGTTAATGATTATAGCAGGTGTGTTTATCAAAAATATGTATGGGGTCCAAGGTTCACTCGAAATTGTCGAAGGCAGCGGTAGCCACTCCTTTTTCTCTCTTGACAATCCGATTGTTCATTTAGAAAAAAAAGACTCCCCTCTGACAGAAAACTATGCACTTAGATCATCCCCCTTAGGAAATCTCACTCTTCATGCTCCTGAATCAAAAGCATTTCCAGAAATCTCAGTTGAGCTTTTAAGCTATGCCCCTCATTCGGTTGAAAAAGCCCATACATGGATCGATCAAAGCCAAGGCAGAATAGCGGGTTTGAAACCCTTTCCCATTTATCTTTGGGAAGGCAAAGATTCACCCCTTCCTTATAGTTCACAGGTTAAATTGCATCACCCGCGCTCTTTCCCATGGCGGATTTATGCATTCCGTACTCCATACGTTGAAGAACTGGCAAAAGAGCTTTTTCTTCATATGACCGAGGTAGCAATCAGTGACACGACAAATGATCAGCTGCTATGCCATATGCCCTTAAAAACAGCTCTTGAAATACCCATGACTTGGAAAAATGGGAAGGCAACCCTTTCTTTAGACTTTAATTTTTCAACTCTTGCAGGATTTCAAAATCCCCATATTCTGTTAGAAGGAAAGCACAATAAAAACTTCAAAATTAAAACACAACTTACCGGTGATCAAGCTATTTTTAATCAAAATGAGCTTGTCACACAAATGGGTAAGGCCCCTGTATCTCTGGATTTAGTTTGTTCTCCCAGTTTAGCTTTCATAGAAAATGAGGAAGGAGATGTTTATTTACTTGCATTTGATTCAAATGGTGAAGTTCATTCGCAATTTTTTAAAAATGGGGCTTTAGACAAAGTTGTCATTTATGACCAAGGATTTGGAGGCTATTTTGCGACAGCAACAATTCCTTTTTCAAACCTACCCAATACACGAAAAGAAAAAGAAGCGGCTCGCCTGCAGGGCTTAGCTATGCAATTGCGACAAATGCTTAAAAGCGCCTCTCTTTTACCACCACCCGTTCAATTGCTCTCGAAGACATGCCAAAAGGTTCAGAAAGATTTTGTCTCCTCCTTTTTACTCTTTTTGCATGAGTGGGATAAACAAGGAGGCTGGGTGTTGTCGTCTTCAGACAATTTGCCAGACAAACTGAATGCTTTGCTAACATCTTTGGACTGGAGTACTCTCTCTCCGATTGATCTTAAAGCTTGTCACTGGATCGCTCTACTTTCCCAAGAAATCGAATCCAAGCTTTGGGCTGGAGAAGATCTGTCTATTTATTTAAAGGAAAAGGGATGGCCCTATCCAGTCCCTAAATTAGTAGAAAAACAATTTCCTGCTTTTATGACCGATTTCACCCAACAGATTTATGCACTTTCGACAGATCTTCCTGCGATTGATACGCAAAATTTATCCAAGCCCCTTCCAGATGCAGCTTTATTATCTGCCTATTTCAGAATTTACTCTCTTCATCTCAGTCATTTGCAAAATGTTCAGAATCAAGAATCTCTTGCCGATATTTGTCAAAGTTACTTTGCCTCTCAATTTTTAGAATCCCTATTACAAGAACGATTAGAAGCTTCTAATCAACCAAATTTTTCTGAACTCATTACAAATCTTGCGGAAGATGATCAAGAATGGTTAACTTTGCAAAAATCTTGTCAAACTCTTGTTCCTTTCTTTTTTAAGCGGGGGAATGAAGATCAGCTAACAAAAGAAGAGATCCTCCAATTAATTGCTCTTACATTGCCTCTGCCTGTTTGTGAAACGACCTATTCAAGTGAGAAAATGCAGATGGATCTGGAAACCTCTTCTCCTGTCACGATCGAATGTCCTTTGACATATAGCTATCAAGCTTTGCCTTCCTTAGAAAAATTGGAAGCCAATATTCCGATTATTAAACTACTCGTCAAAGATGGCAAAATGGAAGAAACACAAGTTATGTCTTTCAAGCCACATGGGACACATTTGCGGCAACCGGTTTTGGGGGGTGACTATGTGATTTCTTTCGAGACTAATAAAGAGGAAATCCCTTATCACTTGCGTTTGAAAAACGCCCGACAAATTCAATATGCCCAGTCTTCCCAAACCTACAGTTTTGAGAGCGACCTTTTAATTTTGGACCAAAAAAGAGGATCACAAGTTGAAACAACTTTAAGTATGAATCGAGTTTATGAGACTTGGGACGGATATCGCTTTTACTTAGCAAATATGACTCCCGCTACAGAGAATTCAGCTAAGCGCGTACAAATTGTCGTTAATTATGACCCCGCTAAGTATATTTTAACTTATCCTGGTGCAATCATCCTTTCTATGGGAATTCTTCTCCTCTTTTGGTCTCCTTACCGAAAGAAATAATTAAAATATTAGTTTAACTTAATATTGAAATTAATACATTTTTAGTATAAAATAAAAGAAAGCTTTATTAGAGGGCACAATGACTAAACATCCCCCTGATAAATTATTTTATCAAAAACTTGAAGTCCATATTCACCCTTCTAAAACAAATTCATCTTCATTTGTTTCGAAATTATTTTCTAAACTCAAACGTAAAATTTTTAGTGAGCCAAATCAAAATCCCTTACAAGGAAGAATTCAAGAGCTGCATTGGAATAGCACGCAAATTCGAGAAGAATTGGAAAAGATCAAGGCAGGGGTAGATTTAGATTTACAGCCACTTGTTTTTGAAGTGATTGATCCAATGCTTCGCAGTATTCAGCAACTGCACCATATCACACAAAATGCCTCTCTTCCTGCTGTTCATGAAAAAACTGTACAACGGTATATGAAGTGGATCGAGCAAGCAAAACTATGGGTTCAGCTATACACGAAAGCAAAAGATAAAGAGGAAGTTTTAAAAGCGGTCATCGATCACATCGTTTTAGCGTCCAATCAAATTATCGAACGCGATCTTCAAATTTTAAATGAATACAAAATACAGGCTATTGAATTTTTGGATGGCAATCCCGAGAAAAAAGAGACTTTACGAAAAAATTTATATGATCAAATGGCACCATTTTTAGACAATCTTGATCAACTTAAGCGTATCAATTGTCCCGAATTTCAAGATTTAAAGGCTGTCAGTTCTTGGAAAGCTAAAATTGACAGTCTAAGGCAGGAAAATTTCAATAATGCCTTACATGCTATTGATACTTTCATTGAGGATCATCGTTAGCCTTAACGGCGAAAAATTGGCGTAGTTGCACAATATTCCCTTCACTGATTCCTTTCATTTTTTTGAGCTCTTCATCGGAAGCTTCTTTTATTTTTTTTATGCTGCCAAAATGCTTCAAAAGAGCCTTCTTTTTGGCAGGTCCTATTCCTGGCACATCATCGAGAATACTTTTAATGGTTCGCTTTTGCATACGCTTACGATGAAACTTAATGACGAATCTGTGGGCTTCATCTCGTATCTGTTGCAAAATAAAGAGAATGGGAGAGGTCACTTTTAGAATTAAAGGATCTTTCACATTTGGTAAGAAAACCTGCTCTAGCGTTAATCCTCGGTCGTGGCGCCCCTGCTCTTTCGCAATGCCTATCACATTCACAGAAATGATATCCAATTCGGCCAAGACTTTAAGGGCAATATTGAGATGCCCCTTCCCCCCATCAATGATCAATAAATCAGGCAAATCATTTTCATCTTTAGCTTTTCCATACCGACGGGTGAGCACTTCCCGCATAGCCCCATAGTCATCGGAAGGACCGGCTTGCTTGAGTGTATAAGTCCGATAATTTCTTGTGTCTTTTTTACCATCGGTAAAGACAATGACTGAAGACACGTGCTCGGTACCAGCAATGTGCGAATTATCAATGCATTCAATTCTTTTTGGATAATTGGTTAAATGAAACTGCTCTTGTATGGCTAATAAAATATTTTCACGCAGCGTTTGCTCATTCTTTTCTTTCTTAAAAGAGGCTTCGGCATTCGCTTGAGCCATGTCAATTAAAACACTTTTTCCCCCTCTTTTAGGAGCATACACTTGAACTTTTCTGGCGCGATTTTCAGATAAAAGTTCGGTGAGAGCAACTTCATCCTCTATTTCTATAGGAAGCAATATTTCATGAGGTAAAAAATCTCGATTTTGGTAGTGCTGCAAGACAAAAGAAGTCAATAATTCGGCATCATCGTCCGCTATTTTTGTGAAATTGAAACTTTGGGAGGAGGTCAACCTTCCCTCTCTAAACAACAACTGACAAAGCATCACGTCTTCACCCTGTCGATAAATACCTAAAGCATCGGCGTCTTTACCTGACACACTATCCACATACTGAGGTTCGATCGTTTTTTCAATATAACGTATGGTATCTAACGATTTACCAGCTTTTTCAAATTCCAAATTCTCCGCATAAGTTTCCATTTCCTGATACATTTCTTGTAGAATTTCTTTATTTTGCCCGCGCAAAAACTTGATCGTCCGGTCCACTTGTATCTGATACTCTTCTTTTGTGCATTTTTGTACGCACGGAGCAATACACCGTTTCATGTCATAAAGAATACAGGGACGTGTTCTGCGCGCAAATTCCGCGTCTGAGCATTGACGGAGAGGAAAAAGGCGATGGAGAAGATCCAGGGTACGCCGTGCAGCCCCAGCGTGCGTATAGGGACCAAAATAAACACCATCTGCTTTTGGTTTACCACGGTAACGCTCCAGACTAAGCATGGGCCAAGGATTTTTCACATTAATCTTTAAAGCGACATAACTTTTATCATCTTTTAGTAGGGCGTTATATTTCGGTTTGTGCTTTTTGATTAGATGGCTTTCTAACAACAAAGCCTCTTTTTCAGAGGTAACGCTAATCGTTTCAATGGATTCTATTTGGGGAACAAGGAAAGGAATCATTTCGCGGCCGTCACCGCTTGTCATAAAGTATTGTCGAATGCGGGTGCGGAGATTTTTGGCTTTGCCGACATATAAAATCATCCCGGTGCGATTTTTCATTAAATACACACCAGGATGATTTGGATAAAGAGAGAGAGTTTTAGGATCAAAAGGCATATCAGGCTTGCGGATTTATACGATTTGCGTCGATTTGTTTAGTTTTATCCATTAAATTTTGAGAGTGTTCCCCATGTTTATGGGTTTTCTTTAATTGTTTTTTGAACTCTTGCTTTTTAGCTTCTCGTTGCTCACGCAAATGTTTTTCGTTGCGAATTTCGAGTGTAAGCTCTTCTTCCGTTTCTAGATTTTTTTTTGTATCTTTAGTCAGGTATTTGGAAAAGATTGCATTAGTCTTTGCTTTATTGCGTTCAAGCTGCGTCGATTTGCTCTGATTTTCTAGTTGTTCCTCAACATTTTGAGCAGGTTGATCTATTTCACAATCTTCATTTTTGCTATCTTCTCTAGATAGTCCAATTTCTGCCTCAGAGAATTCTTCTACTGGTTCTTTTTGCTCATCTTGCGATTTATAAAGAGAGCTGTCTTGATTGTAAAATTGCCGAAGAGAATCTCCTCCAGCAGGAGAATTTAAATTCGTATTCACGTTTTTCTCCTTCACTCCAAGTTTTCACTTGCAACACTATTATTATACTAAATAATTCAATAGTTAGGCAATTTTTTCTTTCTCAAGCTCTTGCAATGCTAACTGACCACATGCTGCGGCAATATCATCCCCTTTTGTATAACGACAGGTGTTGACAACTTTCGCTCCAAAAAGAACAGCGCGAAATTGTTTAATCGCTTTTTTCTCAGGTCTTTTCAATCTCAAGCCAGGAACGGGGTTGTATGGAATCAAGTTGACGGTAAATTGGCTTTTACCATGCAAAAGATGCGTTAATTCAAAGGCATGATCGGGATGGTCATTGATCCCTGCAATTAGAGTGTACTCAAAAGTAATATCCCGTTTTGTCAGTTTTGCATACTCATCCATCGCTTCCATAATTGCGTCTAAAGGATATTTACGAGCATAAGGGATGATTTTTTGACGAATATGTTGATTAGGCGCATGTAAGGATAAAACCAGGCTTACTTTGAGCTCTTCCCGACTTAAACGCTTGATTCCTTCAACGATGCCCACCGTAGAAACGGTAATACGTCTTTGCGAAAGATTTAAAAGTTCAGGGTTGCTGAGTAAACGGATTGACTTGATGACTGGATCATAATTTTTGAGAGGCTCACCCATTCCCATATAAACAACGTGAGAAACACGTTCATTTTTGTCTTTCAGCCATTGGTTGATGAGGAAAACTTGTTCAACAATTTCATGCGGACGTAAGTTGCGAAAAAAGCCTTGTTTTCCAGATGCGCAAAAAGCACATTTGGCAGGGCATCCCACCTGCGAGGACACACACACAGTACGCCGATCTCCGGAGCAAATTAATACAGATTCAACAAGTTTATTATCTTTTAATCGCCATAAAAATTTATATGTTTCTAAATCAGCCGATGGTTTTACATGTACAAGCTGTAGATGTGATAGTGAAATTTGCGACTGAAGTAATTTTTTTAGATCAGTGCTAATATTAGTCATTTCATTCCAATCAATAATTCCTTTTCCATAAACCCAATCGATTAATTGTTTGGCGTGAAATGGTTTTTGATCGAGAGAAGTCAATAAAGTCTTGAGTTCTTCTTCTGTCATTTCAAAAAACTGATGCATCTTTTAAATCTCATGATAAATTTTAAATTCGGTCAACTAAAGGAAAAAATTTTATCACATACCCACATATTCTTCAATGCTTTGATTTTTTCAGCTTGATATATGAGAATCAAAAAGTTTCATTATTTTTTTAATTAAAACCAAAAAAGATTTTGCTTTTTTCTTGTCGCTTATTTGCCACTTAGATATTGTTCATGCATAAGAAAATGATCGAGTTGTGGCATCAACTCGTGGATTACATTCTATAAAACCTGTTTAGTAAACAGGCATTAATCTTTTGAATCCAGAATTTAACGCTAACAATCGTTGAAATATGTCAAGTATTAACAACATTTAGAAAATAAAAAAATGCACACTTCAGAAGTGCACGTGGTAGACAACGAGAAATGCGGGCAAAATTTGACAAGCTTGCGGAAAACCTCTTGCATCCATATAATTTGTACTTTTCTATTGTTGTGATGGGTTGTTTTACTCAAATGCAAGAGTACTCAATTACATGAAAATATAAACTGAAACGATAAGTAACTAAATTGTACACAGGAGTGTCTTATGCTAAAAAAAACTTTTTTAATCACAATGCTTTCAATCTTTGCAGCTAGTGCTAGCTATGCGAACGATACCAAGCAAGAAGAAGAAGAAGCTCAAAAGTTTTCAACAGCAATTTATCATCACGATGATGAAGAAGAGCATGGCAAAGAGCTAGCAAATCTTCAAGCTGAAGAAGAAGAGCAAAACCTACTCGTTGCTAGTGAAGAAGACGAAGAAGAACAAAAAAAACTACTCGCTGCTAGTGAAGAAGACGAAGAAGAGCAAAATCTTCTAGCTGCAAGCGATGACGACGAAGAAGAAAACCTTCTCGTTGCTAACGAAGACGAAGAAGAGCAAAATCTTCTAGCTGCAAGCGATGACGAAGAAGAAGAAAACCTACTCGCTGCTAGTGAAGAAGACGAAGAAGAGCAAAATCTTTTAGCTGCAAGCGATGACGAAGAAGAAGAAAACCTTCTCGTTGCTAACGAAGACGAAGAAGAGCAAAATCTTCTAGCTGCGAATGATGATGAAGATGAAGATGCTTTAGCAAAATGCTCTTGCGGTGGAAAAACAAAACAAGATAAATTTTCCGATAATGAAGACGAAGAAGATCAACTTCTCGCTTATTCTTACAATGATGAAGATGAAGACGAAGACGACGATCTAGTTTAATTTTTATCTCATCTAGATTTAGATGGCAGATCACTGCCATCTTTCCTTTCTTAGTTACCCAGAAAAGCCCCCCTCACATTTCTCAACCATAGCTTTAAAAAACGCAGAATATCTTTTTGTCTACATAACCATCGAAAAGTTGCATAGAGGCCAAAATAATGAAAAACGGTTTTCATTGTTTCATAAAAATGAGTTAGAACCATGCGACGTGTCACTAGACGTAAATCATAATCCGTTAACACACGATTAGTTGAAATGCTCTTCAAACGACGATTTAAAATAAAGCGACACAACAATTCATAGCCACCTCTCAATTTGTATGAGGTATTGAATTTTCCTAAGACTTTTAATGTATCAGTTTTGAACCAACAAGATTGTAAGCTTGTTGGTTGTTGCCCCATTTTCAAAAGCTTTAGATTTAGATGTCGAAATAGCGTCTTAGGTTCCGAGCGGCCATTTCGAAGAAATGTACCACAAAAAACCAGATCAGGAGATTGGTGGTTTAAGGCAAGCGTCATCATATATTTTAGGGTTTCACGTCCTAAATAAAAATCACCAGGAAAAAGACAATTCAGATACTCGCCTTCCGCTTGAGCAATCCCTTTATTCAGCATCTCATAGCGATGATAACCTGAAACTGAAAAAATCCTAATCCGCTCATCCCGATAATTTTTGATCACTTCCAAAGTTCGATCTTTAGAACCCGCATCAACCACCACAATTTCAAAACGCGGGTATAGCTGGTTTAAAATATGATCTAAAGTTAGAGAAACGGTGTGCACACAGTTAAATGTAGGAACAACAATGGTTACTTTCGGATATGCGTAGTCTTCGTAAGGATAGGGATTCTGAAAATCAGAAGAGAAGTTTACCGTGTTATCGTAGATATGTCCTGATTTATCTATCATATAAAGAAAGCTATAGCCTTTGTAATCTATTCTTTTGTTGGAATAATGACTTTCAGTTGAGGCGGATTACGTTTAAGTTCATCAAAACGTTTCGCAAGATCCAAAGCCTCATCATCTGAAAGTTGTCCACTTTGAATTTTCATCTTGATCTCCTCACGCATTTTCATCCAATTGCGATCTAAAATGCGTTGCACCGTTTCTTTGAAATATCCTTCAGCTTTATCTTTATTGATTTTTTTCTCAAGAATTTCAGAAATGAGTGTTTGTCCTTCTTCATCATCAATGGCTATCGCTAATGAAAGGAGATCGGGCACCTTCTGATTTTTATATCCTTCTAAAAAAGCCGTGAATAGACGGCCACACACCAAATGATAAAAATCTTCTACTTTCAAATTTAAGCAAACCATTTCGATAAAGTGGGGATGTGTCTCACCCATTAATAGCATCCAACGCAATAAATCACACTCTAAAATGCGATCAGGGTCAACTTGAGCCGCAGTTCCAATACTTGCTCCTTTTTTCATAAAAGCATGTGAAGAACGAGGAAGCACTCCTTGATTGACCATATTTTCAGGCACCTGCATTAAATGCGCCAATTGTCGCAAACTTTCGTGCACCATGACGGGATGGTTCCATTTTTGAATTTGCTCGGTGACAGTCTGAACCAGTTCACTTTTACCCGCAGGCGAGGCACTATTGAATTTTTTTGATAAATGGGTAACAAGAAAAGAGAGATAATCAATACTTTTTTGCAAAAGGATTTGAAAACTTTCAGGTCCTTTTTCACGTAAGAAAATATCGGGATCCATTCCAAGGGGAAGTGCAACAATTTTAACATCCACTCCTTCCTTTTGAAAAAGATTTCCAATCTTCGCCGCAGCTTCTTGTCCAGCTCCATCGGGATCTAAAGCCAAATAAACAACCTGGACACCGAGCTGCATCAACTCTTTGACATGCCCTTCTCCAAAAGCTGTGCCCTGTCCAGCAACAGTCATATTGAATCCCGAATAAATTAAACGTAATGCATCGACTTGACCTTCGACAATAATAGCGCGTCGCTCTTTTGCAATTCTTTTGCGGCAGTAATTCAGACCAAATAGGACTCGAGATTTTTTAAATAAAGGTGTTTCCGCCGTATTGACATACTTACCACCAAATGTTTCCTCTTTGAATTTTCTCCCTGAAAATCCAATGACGCCTCCAGTTGGATGATGAATAGGAAACAAAATGCGGTCGTAAAAAAAATCCTTTTTTTTCCCTTCTTTGGTTTCAATTATAAGCCCCGCTTCTAGCATGGCATCATCCGAAATCGAACGCGCATGTAAAACTTTGCGAAGCATGCCAAATGGAGGAGCAAATCCAATTTTAAAATATTGAATAAAGGCTAAATCAATCCCTCTTTTATAAAGATACTGCAAGCCTTGATGACCTTCGGGTGTGTGCAAGAGAGCAAAATGATAAAATTCAGCAGCCAATGCAAGGGCTTCTCTTAAACGCGCCTTATTGATCGTCTTGGTTTCTTCACCATTTTCAACTTGATCCAAATGTACGTGAAAACGGTTAGCGAGATATTCTACGGCTTCAAGAAAGCTCATTTTTAAATGGTTCATTAAAAAATGGATGGCGTCCCCATGTGCCCCACAGCCAAAACAGTGATAATGGCTATCCCCTTTCTGTACCACAAATGACGCAGATTTTTCATCGTGGAAAGGGCAGAGAGATTTATAAGAAGCTCCCGCCCGTTTTAAATCAAGATGCGCGGATAGAACATCCACCAAATCAATTCTCTGACGTAAAGTTTCAAGGCTTTCTTTGGTAAAAACTGGCATTTTAATTCCTCTCGGGCTTCACATTTTCAATTTGATCGGGACTATTTTGCCGTAAAAAATGTTTGCCTGCAAGTCGGGCATGCGTTTGAAGAAAAAAAGATCTTTCAATATCTGAACAATAAAAGCGATTCCATACCAAATCTTTTGCATTGATTAGATTGGGTTCTCTTTTTAGACAAAAATATTGTTATTTTTGATCTACATGCCTTCTTTTTTAAAGTTTCTGCATATCAATTAAATTTTTCACAGCAATCTGGAAATTTTTTTTTGATTGCTGTGAAAAAATTGAGTGCTAAAAGTATGTAGATACTTTCCCGGAAATCTCAAGTACATTTTCTGGGTCGAAAAGCTGAGAATGGCATGATGAAAGATGCTCAACTTTTAACTTTTCGGAAACAACTTCCCAACCATTAAATGGGAAATCTTCCTGAGCAATTTCATCTGATCTTGCTTTAAATAAAGTCA is a window from the Parachlamydia acanthamoebae genome containing:
- the uvrC gene encoding excinuclease ABC subunit UvrC — translated: MPFDPKTLSLYPNHPGVYLMKNRTGMILYVGKAKNLRTRIRQYFMTSGDGREMIPFLVPQIESIETISVTSEKEALLLESHLIKKHKPKYNALLKDDKSYVALKINVKNPWPMLSLERYRGKPKADGVYFGPYTHAGAARRTLDLLHRLFPLRQCSDAEFARRTRPCILYDMKRCIAPCVQKCTKEEYQIQVDRTIKFLRGQNKEILQEMYQEMETYAENLEFEKAGKSLDTIRYIEKTIEPQYVDSVSGKDADALGIYRQGEDVMLCQLLFREGRLTSSQSFNFTKIADDDAELLTSFVLQHYQNRDFLPHEILLPIEIEDEVALTELLSENRARKVQVYAPKRGGKSVLIDMAQANAEASFKKEKNEQTLRENILLAIQEQFHLTNYPKRIECIDNSHIAGTEHVSSVIVFTDGKKDTRNYRTYTLKQAGPSDDYGAMREVLTRRYGKAKDENDLPDLLIIDGGKGHLNIALKVLAELDIISVNVIGIAKEQGRHDRGLTLEQVFLPNVKDPLILKVTSPILFILQQIRDEAHRFVIKFHRKRMQKRTIKSILDDVPGIGPAKKKALLKHFGSIKKIKEASDEELKKMKGISEGNIVQLRQFFAVKANDDPQ
- the dnaG gene encoding DNA primase, coding for MPVFTKESLETLRQRIDLVDVLSAHLDLKRAGASYKSLCPFHDEKSASFVVQKGDSHYHCFGCGAHGDAIHFLMNHLKMSFLEAVEYLANRFHVHLDQVENGEETKTINKARLREALALAAEFYHFALLHTPEGHQGLQYLYKRGIDLAFIQYFKIGFAPPFGMLRKVLHARSISDDAMLEAGLIIETKEGKKKDFFYDRILFPIHHPTGGVIGFSGRKFKEETFGGKYVNTAETPLFKKSRVLFGLNYCRKRIAKERRAIIVEGQVDALRLIYSGFNMTVAGQGTAFGEGHVKELMQLGVQVVYLALDPDGAGQEAAAKIGNLFQKEGVDVKIVALPLGMDPDIFLREKGPESFQILLQKSIDYLSFLVTHLSKKFNSASPAGKSELVQTVTEQIQKWNHPVMVHESLRQLAHLMQVPENMVNQGVLPRSSHAFMKKGASIGTAAQVDPDRILECDLLRWMLLMGETHPHFIEMVCLNLKVEDFYHLVCGRLFTAFLEGYKNQKVPDLLSLAIAIDDEEGQTLISEILEKKINKDKAEGYFKETVQRILDRNWMKMREEIKMKIQSGQLSDDEALDLAKRFDELKRNPPQLKVIIPTKE
- a CDS encoding glycosyltransferase, whose amino-acid sequence is MIDKSGHIYDNTVNFSSDFQNPYPYEDYAYPKVTIVVPTFNCVHTVSLTLDHILNQLYPRFEIVVVDAGSKDRTLEVIKNYRDERIRIFSVSGYHRYEMLNKGIAQAEGEYLNCLFPGDFYLGRETLKYMMTLALNHQSPDLVFCGTFLRNGRSEPKTLFRHLNLKLLKMGQQPTSLQSCWFKTDTLKVLGKFNTSYKLRGGYELLCRFILNRRLKSISTNRVLTDYDLRLVTRRMVLTHFYETMKTVFHYFGLYATFRWLCRQKDILRFLKLWLRNVRGAFLGN
- the rlmN gene encoding 23S rRNA (adenine(2503)-C(2))-methyltransferase RlmN, with protein sequence MHQFFEMTEEELKTLLTSLDQKPFHAKQLIDWVYGKGIIDWNEMTNISTDLKKLLQSQISLSHLQLVHVKPSADLETYKFLWRLKDNKLVESVLICSGDRRTVCVSSQVGCPAKCAFCASGKQGFFRNLRPHEIVEQVFLINQWLKDKNERVSHVVYMGMGEPLKNYDPVIKSIRLLSNPELLNLSQRRITVSTVGIVEGIKRLSREELKVSLVLSLHAPNQHIRQKIIPYARKYPLDAIMEAMDEYAKLTKRDITFEYTLIAGINDHPDHAFELTHLLHGKSQFTVNLIPYNPVPGLRLKRPEKKAIKQFRAVLFGAKVVNTCRYTKGDDIAAACGQLALQELEKEKIA